From the Niveibacterium microcysteis genome, the window GGTACGCGAGACCGCCTACCGCCACAAGATATTTGCCACCTTCATGGCCAAGCCGATGGAGCACGAGCCGGGCAGCGCGATGCACATCCACCAGAGCATCGTGCGTATCGACGATGGCCAGAACATCTTCTCGAACGCGGATGGCACCGCGAGCCCGCTCTTCTTCAGCCATATCGCCGGGATGCAGAAGTACCTGCCGCAAGCGATGCCGCTGTTTGCGCCGTATGTGAATTCGTATCGCCGCCTGTCGCGCCATACCGCGGCGCCGATCAACGTGCGCTGGGGTTACGACAACCGTACCTGCGGCATCCGTATCCCGAATTCCGGCCCCGCCGCGAGGCGGGTGGAAAACCGTGTGCCGGGCGTGGACGTGAACCCCTACCTTGCGATGGCGGCCACGCTCGCGTGTGGCTACCTCGGCATGGTGGAGGGGCTGGAGGCGTCAGATCCGCTTGCGGGCAGCGCCTACAACCTGGACTACGAGTTGCCGCGCAGCCTGGAAGAGGCGATTCATGCGCTGAGCGCTTGCGAAGCTTTGCATCAGATCCTTGGCGCCGAGTTCGTACAGGCCTTCTGCGCGGTCAAGGAAACCGAACTCGAAACCTTCCAGCGCGGCATCACCGCCTGGGAGCGCGAACATCTGCAACTGACCGTTTGAGGCCCCGACATGAGCACCCGCCACGGTATCGACTGGAACAAGGCGCAGGCGCTGTTCGAGGCTGAGCGCGAGACCTTTGCCGCCCAACGGCCGCGCTCGCGCGAACTGTCGCGACAAGCGGCCGAGCATCTCGCTTTTGGCGTGCCGCTGCACTGGATGAACGACTGGTCAACGCCGTTCTCGCTGTATGTCGAGCGCGCGAAAGGCGCGCGCTTCCGCGACGTGGATGGTTTCGACTACACAGACTTTTGCCTTGGCGACACCGGCGCGATGTTCGGCCATGCGCCGGAGCCGGTTGCGCGCGCACTTGCCGAGCAGGGCGCCAAGGGCTTCACGGCGATGCTGCCGTCGGAGGACGCGGTGTGGGTGTCGCGCGAACTCGCACGCCGCTTCGGCCTGCCGTTCTGGCAGTTCGCGATGACCGCGACTGATGCGAACCGCTTCGTGCTGCGCTGGGCGCGTGCGGCGACCGGTCGCAGCAAGGTGCTGGTATTCAACGGTTGCTACCACGGCACGGTGGATGATGTGTTCGTCGATCTGGTCGATGGAAGGCCGAGGCAACGCGACAGCCTGCTGGGCCAGGTCTACGACCTCACGCAGCACACCCGCGTCGTCGAGTTCAACCACCTTGAAGCGCTTGAAGCGGCCCTGGCCGATGGTGAAGTCGCCTGCGTGCTGGCCGAGCCGGCGATGACCAACATCGGCATGGTGTTGCCCGAGCCCGGGTACTGGGAGGCGGCGCAGGCGATCATCCGCCGCCATGGCACGCTGCTCGTCATCGACGAAACGCACACGATCAGCACCGGCCCCGGTGGCTATACGCGCGCCCATGGCCTGGCACCCGACGCCTTCGTGCTGGGCAAGCCGATCGGCGGTGGCGTGCCTTGCGCGGTGTATGGCTTCTCGGCCGAGCTTGCCGAGCGGGTGCAGGCCGCCAAGCGCAACGCGCCGCCGGGGCACAGCGGCGTCGGCACAACGCTGGCCGCCAATCTGCTTGCGATGGCGGCGATGCGCGCAACACTCGCCGAGGTGATGACCGAGGCCGCCTACGCCCACATGTTCGCGCTCGCCGAGCGGCTGGCCGAGGGCTTGCGCAGTGTGATCGAGCGCCGCGGCGTGCCCTGGTGTGTCACGCAGGTTGGCGCGCGCACCGAGTTTCAGTTCTCGCCGGCGCCGCCGCGCAATGGCAGTGAGGCCGAGCGCATTCTCGACAGTGAACTCGAGCATGTAATCCACCTCTACTTGCTCAATCGTGGCCTGCTGATTACGCCGTTCCACAACATGATCCTGGTGTGCCCCGACACCACCGCCAGCGACGTGGACCGCTTGATCGCCGCGTTTGATGAAGTGCTTGCCGCGATCGTGTGAGCATGTTCATCGAGCGAGAAGTTGGCTCGCGCACATGGGCGCGGCCCGAGCGCCATGCGGCCGATCCTGAGCGGGTTTCCGTAGAATCCTGACCCATGAAGACACCGACCG encodes:
- a CDS encoding aspartate aminotransferase family protein; protein product: MSTRHGIDWNKAQALFEAERETFAAQRPRSRELSRQAAEHLAFGVPLHWMNDWSTPFSLYVERAKGARFRDVDGFDYTDFCLGDTGAMFGHAPEPVARALAEQGAKGFTAMLPSEDAVWVSRELARRFGLPFWQFAMTATDANRFVLRWARAATGRSKVLVFNGCYHGTVDDVFVDLVDGRPRQRDSLLGQVYDLTQHTRVVEFNHLEALEAALADGEVACVLAEPAMTNIGMVLPEPGYWEAAQAIIRRHGTLLVIDETHTISTGPGGYTRAHGLAPDAFVLGKPIGGGVPCAVYGFSAELAERVQAAKRNAPPGHSGVGTTLAANLLAMAAMRATLAEVMTEAAYAHMFALAERLAEGLRSVIERRGVPWCVTQVGARTEFQFSPAPPRNGSEAERILDSELEHVIHLYLLNRGLLITPFHNMILVCPDTTASDVDRLIAAFDEVLAAIV